The stretch of DNA CCACGAGGTAGGTGCAGGGGTGGGCGGCGGGATTGCGGAAGGTCACGTCATGCGGCGGGCCGAAGGCGAGGCTGTCTCCGGGGGCCAGTTCGTGAAGCTCTGGCCCTTCCTGAACCGTCAACGCTCCGGCCTCCAGCAGCACCACCTGACGAATTCGGGCATAGGACGAAGCGGGCAAATCGACGTGCTGGTGCGGCGGCAGCGTGACCCGCACCACTTCCAGCGGATGATCGGGGCGCATAAATACCTGTTGACGCTCGTAGCCTGAGCCGGGATCGCGCCAGCGGGGCTGATCGGCAGCCCGCACCAGGCGTCCGGTGTGGCCCTCAGCCCGCAGCAACAGCCCCGCCAACGTCAGGCCATACGCCCCCGCCAGGCGCACCAGCGTTCCCGCCGTCGGACTCATCTCACCGCGTTCTATTTTGCTGATGCTGGCCTTGGACACGCCGGAATGCTGTGCCAGATCGGCCTGTGACCATCCCCGCGCTTCCCGCTCCAGCCGGATACAGTGGGCCAACTGCTCCCC from Deinococcus sp. QL22 encodes:
- a CDS encoding helix-turn-helix domain-containing protein codes for the protein MTLILDDAAAQADAGEQLAHCIRLEREARGWSQADLAQHSGVSKASISKIERGEMSPTAGTLVRLAGAYGLTLAGLLLRAEGHTGRLVRAADQPRWRDPGSGYERQQVFMRPDHPLEVVRVTLPPHQHVDLPASSYARIRQVVLLEAGALTVQEGPELHELAPGDSLAFGPPHDVTFRNPAAHPCTYLVVLARS